Proteins from a genomic interval of Triplophysa dalaica isolate WHDGS20190420 chromosome 13, ASM1584641v1, whole genome shotgun sequence:
- the prkchb gene encoding protein kinase C, eta, b, translated as MRFKGYLTLRIGEAVNLKPTHFSTRHTFQKKSHLDPYIVVKVDNVKVGQTATKVKTDRPSFNEEFCPYISNGNELELAVFHSTSIGYDNFVSNYRIQFEDLLTSSNSRQTFEGWVNLEPEGSVYVFISLTGSFTDDKAVDIVINKHREFTRRRQKALKRRKVHQVNGHKFMATFLPQPTFCCHCKNFIWGVFGKQGYQCQVCTCVVHKKCHDLVVTECPRMKKSYEEGQPQGFSINLPHQFREHNYKVPTYCNHCGSLLYGIVKQGLHCKICKMNVHKRCRQNVAPNCGVNSAELASKLSEIGLQASRLSVRQSQKHMTEVPPKSSVKSTKGEQEEETVTVGLEDFSFLQVLGKGSFGKVMLARLKSDHRVFAVKMLKKDVILQEDDVESTMIEKRVLALAHQHPFLTQLYYCFQTAERLFFVMEFVNGGDLMFHIQKSRRFEEPRAQFYAAEITLALRFLHSKGIIYRDLKLDNVLLDRDGHCKLADFGMCKMNISEGRLTSTFCGTPDYIAPEIILEEPYGVSVDWWAFGVLLYEMLSGHAPFEAETEDELFECILREDVIYSSWLSNEAEDILRGLLTREPPCRLGCMPRDGGEEAIAAHPFFVGLDWEKLSRREIGPPFTPRIESIEDVNNFDPDFTQEEPSLTPIEDGLVPFNEDDFNDFTYTAPELRSPNNKPALPCLLEIHG; from the exons ATGCGATTCAAAGGCTACTTGACGCTTCGTATCGGTGAAGCGGTGAATTTAAAACCGACACATTTTTCAACTCGGCATACGTTTCAAAAGAAAAGCCACCTGGATCCCTACATCGTTGTGAAAGTAGACAACGTGAAAGTTGGACAGACCGCCACAAAGGTGAAAACCGACAGACCCTCCTTCAACGAAGAGTTCTGTCCATACATCTCTAATGGCAATGAGCTGGAGCTGGCGGTGTTTCACAGCACCTCAATTGGATACGACAACTTTGTATCCAATTACAGGATCCAGTTTGAGGATTTATTAACATCATCAAACAGCAGACAAACCTTCGAAGGATGG GTGAATCTTGAACCAGAGGGAAGTGTATATGTCTTCATTTCTCTCACCGGCTCATTTACAGATG ATAAAGCTGTAGATATTGTAATCAACAAGCATCGAGAATTCACCAGAAGGAGGCAGAAAGCTTTAAAGAGAAGAAAGGTACATCAAGTCAATGGCCATAAATTCATGGCAACCTTCCTCCCTCAGCCTACATTTTGCTGCCATTGTAAAAACTTCATCTG GGGTGTGTTTGGAAAGCAAGGTTATCAGTGTCAGG TGTGCACATGTGTGGTCCATAAGAAGTGCCACGATTTGGTTGTAACCGAGTGTCCACGTATGAAGAAATCTTATGAG GAGGGCCAACCCCAGGGATTCAGCATCAACCTGCCGCATCAGTTCAGAGAGCACAACTACAAAGTTCCCACGTACTGTAACCACTGCGGATCTCTCCTTTATGGAATAGTGAAACAGGGTCTTCACTGCAAAA TTTGCAAGATGAACGTCCATAAACGCTGTAGGCAGAATGTTGCACCAAACTGTGGCGTGAACAGCGCCGAGCTGGCCAGCAAACTGTCAGAGATTGGTTTACAAGCAAGCAGACTCTCCGTGCGACAGTCTCAA aagcaCATGACAGAAGTCCCTCCAAAAAGCTCTGTTAAATCGACAAAAGGGGAGCAGGAGGAGGAAACTGTTACTGTGGGTTTGGAGGACTTCAGTTTCTTGCAGGTGCTGGGAAAAGGCAGTTTTGGAAAG GTGATGCTGGCCCGTTTGAAAAGTGACCACAGGGTCTTTGCGGTGAAAATGCTGAAGAAAGACGTCATATTGCAAGAGGATGATGTCGAATCGACCATGATTGAGAAGAGAGTGCTGGCTTTGGCCCACCAGCACCCATTCCTCACACAACTCTACTACTGCTTTCAGACCGCC GAGCGGTTATTCTTTGTCATGGAGTTTGTGAATGGTGGTGACCTCATGTTCCACATCCAGAAGTCCAGACGTTTTGAAGAGCCACGAGCGCAGTTTTACGCCGCTGAGATCACTTTGGCCCTTAGATTCCTTCACTCCAAAGGCATCATTTACAG GGACCTGAAGCTGGATAATGTGCTCCTGGACCGAGATGGCCACTGCAAACTGGCAGATTTTGGCATGtgcaaaatgaacatttcagaAGGAAGACTAACTAGCACTTTCTGTGGAACTCCAGATTACATTGCACCTGAG ATCATCCTAGAGGAACCGTACGGTGTTTCAGTGGACTGGTGGGCTTTTGGCGTGTTGCTGTACGAGATGCTGTCAGGTCATGCTCCATTTGAAGCAGAAACTGAAGACGAGCTTTTCGAGTGTATCCTCAGAGAGGacgtcatttattcatcttggCTCAGCAATGAGGCAGAGGACATTCTTAGAGGG TTACTCACCAGAGAGCCGCCCTGCCGGTTGGGTTGCATGCCTAGAGATGGAGGAGAAGAGGCCATCGCTGCACATCCGTTCTTTGTGGGACTCGACTGGGAGAAGCTGAGCAGACGAGAGATCGGACCTCCATTCACTCCTCGAATA GAATCTATTGAGGATGTCAACAATTTCGACCCTGATTTTACGCAAGAGGAACCCTCTCTTACGCCCATAGAAGACGGACTTGTCCCTTTCAACGAGGACGACTTTAATGACTTCACTTACACGGCACCAGAACTGCGATCGCCCAACAATAAGCCAGCACTGCCTTGTTTATTAGAAATACATGGATAA